The sequence TGATGAACGTGATCAACAAATAACACCCTATTTAATAGAAGAAACAAAGAACAATATGACACGATGTAAAAGTGATTATGACCAAAACGATACAAGTTCTTTACTCTTATCAAGTGAAGCGTTTTTCGCAAAATTATTTAATTCAAATGAAATTAATGTGATTAATTATGTCGTCTCTGAACTCACTTTTAATAAAGAAGCACAGAAACAACACATGTACGTGAAAGTAAAATATGTAAAAGATACAGGTCAATGGCAAGCGAAAAGTTTTAATTTTTCGAAGTATGTGGAAGGGTGAGGAGGAAGGCATGCGAGAGGGTGTCTGTTTTGTGTTCAGTTATTAATAAATTATTCTAGGTAGAAGCTTAATTTATTGATATACTCTATATAGTACTGTATATGTTTAGTTAGTATATTATAAGTGTTAAGGATTTCATGTAGTATCTTGTTTAATAAGAGGAGTTAGTGAGTTTGAAAATGAATAATTGTATTCATTGAACAAAATATAGAAAACTAAGTATTGTAAAGTTATAATAATGGTTGAGAAAAATCTTGAAATTGAACAAGGAACACATGATATTATGTTGAATATAAAAAAGGAAGTTCTGTTTAACTTTTTTTGTTTTTTCATATCAAATAAATTGTTACGGAGGAAAATTATAATGAAAATAGAACCGAAGATCTTTGATGAATTAAAAAAAATATTATTACTTTTTACAGATAAGTATTTTATTGACGAAGAATTAAATCGTACAAAATTAAGTGAGGATTTAAGAAAATATGATGAAGAATTACTTGATAAATTATTTCAATCAGATTTTATAAAACAACATTTTTTAAAAGAAGTTGCGGGTCAAAAGTTATTTCAAATTGATCAACTAGAAGAAGCAGTTCTCTATAATGACTATTGGGAAACGAGTTATACTAAATATGAAAATCGTATTGGGTTAGGATATAAAGGGCATTTTTTAGCTGATAGTTAAGATGTATTATTAGATTTTCCTTTTAAAGATGGGGTTTTAACAGCATCCATGACAAAAGAAAATACTGAAGGTGGATATGATGATGCTTTCTTAAATGAAGTTATTGAAAAAGATGAAATCGATCGATTATTTGATAAAAAAATATTTGTGAATAGTAAACTATACAATGAAAATGGAGAATCGACGGTAACGGATTTTAATTCTGAAACAGATAACCTAATTATTAAAGGGAATAATTTACTTGCTTTGCATACCTTGAAAGAGAATTATACGGAAAAAGTAAAGTTTATATATCTTGACCCGCCTTACTTTTTTAATAAAAGTAAACCTAGTGATACATTTTCATATAACTCAAATTTTAAATTATCATCTTGGTTAGTATTTATGAAAAATCGTCTTGAGATTGCTCGTGATTTATTAGATAGTGACGGAGTTATTTTTATCTCTATCAGTGAAGATGGTCAAGCTTATTTGAAAGTTTTAATGGATGAAGTTTTTGGAGGCGATAATTTTGTGGAAACATTTATATGGAGAAACACTGATAATGCGGATTCTTTGGGAAATAAAAGTAGATCTGGATTAGAGTATATTCATTCATATGAAAAAGTGAAAAATCCTAATAGAAAGTGGATTGGAAAAGATACTGAAAATGGGGATGCTCCATTATTGAATTCTAGTAATGGAATTGGTGAACTACGATTTGAAAAAGGGAATATTAGATTCAATATCCCAGATGGGGAGTATAAATCAGGAATGTACCCTAAAGTTGAATTATTGGATGATCTTCATGTTAAAGAAGGGAAAAATATAAATGCTGTAAGGTTGAAAGGAAAATTCAAGTGGAGTCAAGAATATCTTGATGAAGAAGTTAGAAAAGGGGGAGATTTTATTATTAAATCTAAACAATTTTCTATTCGATATCAAAAATCCAAAAGTAATGCTATGGCCCCTGAAAAAATGATCGATACAAGTTACCTTTCTAAAATTTTTGGTGTTGGAAGTTATGAAGATTCTAATTCTCATTTAGAAGAAATGAAAATAAATTTTACTTATTCCAAGCCGGAGTCGTTGATTGCGTTTTTGATAAGAGCAACAACTGATGAAGAAGATATTGTATTAGATTTCTTTATGGGATCTGGAACAACACAAGCTGTTTCATTAAAGATGAATAGAAAGTTTATTGGGATAGATCAGATGGATTATATAACTACAGATACAGTTCCAAGACTCATAAAAGCTATTGATGGAGAACAAGGAGGTATCTCTAAAGATGTCACATGGAAAGGCGGAGGCTCATTTGTATATACAGAGCTAATGCCTAAGAATATGGGGTACTTACAAGATATTATTCATTCGGATACTATAAACGAATTGAAAGTTGTATATCAGCGAATGCTAGAAGGAACAGATATATTAGATCCCGCTGATATTTCTTTCCGTGCTGATTTAAATAAAATTAATTGGTTGGAAAGTTTCAGTGATAATAAACGATTACTGATTAAACTACTGGATAAAAACGGTTTATATTATAATTATTCAGAAATTGAGGATGTAAATGTACGAAGTTTACTTTCTGATGCTGATTATCTGTTTAATAAAAAATTCTATAAAGGTGGTGAATAAGATGACTAATAATAGTATATCAAAAATTCGTCACTTTCCTTTGCTAGAGGAAGCTAAATTAGCAGAAATGGATTTGTTTCATGAACATCAGAGCTATGTAATACCTGATTATTTGAATAATAATCTAATTCATACCCTGCGGTACTATCAAAATGAATCTATACGTAATTATCACTATACAAGGCAAAATATGAAACTAAGTCCTCAACAGGTTTTATTTAATATGGCAACAGGTTCTGGTAAAACAGATCTGATGGCTGGATTAATTTTATATCTCTATAAAGAATATAATTATCACAACTTTTTGTTTATTGTGAATACTAATTCTGTTTTGTTGAAAACCAAAGATAACTTAGTCAATAAAAATAGTGATAAGTATCTTTATAAAGAAAAAATAGCAATTGATGGCAAGCAGATTTCTATTTTAGAAGTGGAACAATTCCCCAGGATACAACAAGAAAATACCATCTATATCAAATTATCCTCTGTTCAAAAAGTTTCAGAAGATTTATTTGTAGTAAGAGAAAACACTATGGGATTAACTGATTATGAGCGACAACCAGTGGTCATATTGGCGGATGAAGCACATCATTATTCTGCTAATACAAAAAAAGAAAAAGATGATGAGAACACTTGGGAGTATGCGATTAATAAAATTCTAAACGCACGTAATGACTTCGAGCAAAAGAATCTTCTTCTAGAATTCACTGCAACTGTTGATTTTTCTAAAGATGTTATCTACAATAAATACAGAGATAAAGTAGTTTACCGTTATCCATTAAGTAAATTTATGTTTGATGGTTATTCTAAGCAGGTAAAACGAATTGAAACGTCTGCAAGTGATGAGGATAAAATGTTGAATGTCGTGTTACTTTCCCAGTATAGAAAATATAGAGCCAATTCAGAAGGCGTCACCAGTACATTCAAACCAGTGATTTTATTCAAATCATCTAAAGTAGATGTTTCAATCGAAGCAAATGCAAAATTCAATCAAATCATTGGAAATTTAAATGTTAGAGATTTGATTAAATTTATTAATCGGCAACAATTAATGGATAGTAATGTGAGTTCCGCGTTGAGTTTGGCTTATGATTTTTATCTTAAAAATGAAGGTGCAATGGAGAGAATTATTCGAGAAATAAAACATGATTTTGATTCTAGGAACGTATTAAATGCAAATGATACGAGTGGAAATATGCTTGAAAAAGGACAATATCAAGCATTAAATACACTTGAAAATCCTAATAATCTATATCGTGTTGTGTTTGCTGTTGCAAAACTAACAGAAGGATGGGATGTACTTAATTTATATGATATAGTTCGTATTGAAAAAGGAGCTGGCACAAATAAAAATGCAACAATGGCTGAAGCGCAGTTGATCGGACGGGGAGCAAGGCATTATCCGTTTGAACTAATGGGACGAAAAAGTTATCAACGGAGATTTGATAATGATTTATCTAACACGCAACTTTTTATTGAAACACTACACTATCATACAATGGATGAGCCACAATATATAAAACAATTGATAGGATCACTGAAAAAAGTGGATTTACCTACGGGTGAAGATAAAAAAACCCCACCTATTGAAATTAAACTGAAATCATCTTTTAAGAAAACAGAAGCCTATAAAAAAGGTAAGATTTATTATAATGAAGTGAAAGAAGTAGAAGATGAATGGTTTAATTCGATTGCTAAGTATGGTATTAACCACAAAGCAGATATTATAAGATGTCTTAACTATGGTAGTCGAGAAGTTTCCTATCAAGCGACTGTGGGTTCTGATGAAACAAAAATTATAAGAGTAGAAGAATTTGATGTCAGATATATAAAAAAAGCTATACAACGCTTAGAGTTTTTTAGATTTGAAAATCTTAAAAAATATATACCGTTGCTTACATCGATAAAAGAATTTATTTATGATGAGAAGTGGTTAAATATAAATGAAGTGAATTTATTTTTAACGGTCCCAAAAGACTTTCAACTAAAGGATATTTCTCCTGATGATATATTAGATGTTACTTTAGCGCTTTTAAAAGAATATGAAGTGAAATTCAAATCAGGTTATATTAAACAAAGAGGAACAAAAAAATTTATTGGTTATCCAATAAATGAGTATCTAACAAATTATAATAAACGGGTTCCGGCATATGATACAGCGAATATGTTTAATGAAAATATGCAAAAAATTGAGGCCTATGAAATTAAAGATGAGTTTTATGTTTACGAAAAAGCTATCGTGAATAAACTAGAATATGAATTGATAGAACGTGTTAAAGTACATGTGAATGAGTTGAAAAAGAGGTATCAGAAATCTGTCTATCTACTGCGTATGGATGAAAACATGCATCGTGAATCTGTGAAAAGTGAAAAGTTAAAACTCCATCAATATGGCTCTCGTGAAAATCGAGCAGGTGAAATTACAGACATACATATACAAGGATTTCAACCTGACTTTATTTTATTCCTTGAAGATAGTGATTTTTATTTTCAAATATTTATTGAACCTAAGGGTATGAGTGGAGAAAGATTTATTAGTGAATTATGGAAACAAGATTTACTTTTATATATGGCAGATAATCAAGGAGAGATGGAGTTTGCAGCGAATGAAAAAAACGTTTTGATTAGTGGGGTGAAGTTTTATACTAAGGGAGACGGGCAAAATACTATCGAGAGATTAAAGTCATTATAAAAATCCAGTGATTTTTATTTTGAATTTTATTTTTTTGTTATTTAATAGCTATATTATGTTTTTGGTCTATTGTTAGCTGTGGAGGTATTTGCTTTGTTAAACATTAGTGAGAAAACAGCAAGTACTTCATAAACATCAATTATAGTTGTAATAAAAGCATGACCAAGACGCGCCTTAATCATAAGGGCGTCTTCTTTATTATCAACTAATAGTGCGTTACATGTGAATGTGAAAAACCATGGAGACGAATTTGTTTGACTTTATTGCTTAGTTCGAAGATGAGTTTCAATTTGTTATGAAAGCTATCTTTATTGCTGATTGATAATGATTAGATTTATAATAAAAGGTGACGATGATGTGATTCTATCTCAGAGTACATTTTTCATATAAGGATATCTTTAAATAATGCATTTAAATAGATTATATGGTGGTAATGAAGTAGTTTTTTTGAAAATATAACTTATATTAGTGCAAGGAATACTTTACTGCAATATATATAGGAAAAGATAAATTAATGAACAAATAATTAGAACTATAAGCAAATATAATATCATGAGAGTATTATATAGTTTGGGTATTGTTGTGTGGGCAGCCAGTATTGAATTAGATATTCAGTCTATAGGTTATACTATAGCTACAATTATGTTATTTAATTCTTTTTTTGCTATTTAGTACATTAATATAAATTTTAGCTCTCGATATATATAATACAAATTGACTATCTATATTTTTCTTTTTGATGAATGTTAGTTTTACGACTGCTGATACAATTCGTACCACAGGATCCTTTTTGGTCATTTTAAAGATGAAACAAATTATAAAGAGTGCTTGAATTTAAAGGAGTTATAGGAGATTATAGATGACTATATGGATTTTTACAATAACGAACGTGGTCAGTGGAATCTGAAAAAATGTCTCCTGTGGAATACAGGAAGCATTTTTATCGGAAGTTGCATAGAGTCTTTTTTATTTAGAATCACCTTAGCTTTACACGTATTAATATGAAAGTCAATATTTTTTTTGGTCTTTTAAAAATATTTAATTTAATAGTATAATAAAGGTGAAGATGTTATTAGAGTAAGGAATTAACGTTTCGATTTTCTTTTGATTTACTTTTGAAGTATGAAAGTGTTGGAAATAGGGAATCTCGTACATATTTAAGTAGTCATTTTAAGAAACCAGTATGATAGCAATTAAACGTAGTTTGAAACGTATGGAAGATGATTTTGTGAATGGTAAATAATTAAATTTCTAGTCCACAAAAAGACCATTTGCACCAAACCCATGTGGTTTCAGTGGTTCAAATACCTTGATATAACAGCATTTGTATTTCGCAAATTGTTGTCATCATACTCAAAATCCTGTGACCGCAAGGTCGTGCCGGTTCGACCCCGGCCGCCGGTATACTTAGAACCCCAACGCTTTTCGGAGTGTGAGAGGGTTCTTTTTTTGCTTTTAAAACAAATTCATAGAGCATTTCATTGTAAATGCTTTAATGGGAATGGGTAACATGATTATAAAGAAGTCCATATTGCAAATAGTGAAATCATTGCCAGGCACAGCTAGATTTGTTAAATGAACGTGTAAAGAAACTGGCCAAAGTGTAGACGATTACGTTTTGTCTAATTTTATGAGTACGATAAGCACTAGCAGTAATGAGAGGTGATTACTGATACTTTCATGGGAAATCTGTATCAGTTATACTAAAGGTATAGAAAAAGACACTAGCGCAAACTAGCGTCCGTGTAGAACCGTTTAAGACGGTGGCTACGCAATTATAATACTAAAGTAATCGTTGACTAGCCAAAGTTCAGACGATTACTTTTTTTTGTCTAATTTTGTGAGTACGACAACTACATTCATTAAAAAAAGGTAATAACTGATGGTTGCAAGGGCAACCTACATCAGTTATTCTAGCAGTATAATGACTATTTTTAAGAAGCTCTGTAACATACGTAAAGCCTCACGTTTATGCTGTTTTTTATATGGATTATGAAAGGAGCAATTTATGCACTATACAACTGCCTATTTCACATCTCTTTTGGAAAAATTGACTGATATTCCATTTACCTTGATTCATGATGATGCGACGTTGACACATTACGGCGCTATCGTGTCACCACCAAATACTGAACCTCCATTGTTTATAGACCACTATGTCCCTTCTTATATCAATCCTAAACAACCTATTATCTATATTACACCTCATTTAGAACGTTTTATATTTATATCGTTGGAAGCGCATTGTCCTGGGAAACTTGTTATTGGACCATTCATTTCTTCGGTTATTCCTAAAGAATTTCTTCATTCTGTGCTCAATGATACAGCTGTGTGTGATTATCCTAAGTACATCGATTATTACCAACAGTTATATACGCTCTCCAGTGAAAAACAACATGCCTTAATACAATTAATCTACTTTATGCTATTTCGACAAACATTAGATGAAATAGATATTATCATACAAGATAACTGGTTACAATTACCAGAAAAAACGATGTCGTCCACGCTTGAAGCATCGCTAAAGTTACAACCAACCCAACATTGTATCGCTACTGAACAGCAATTTCTTTATCTAATAAAGGAAGGGAAAAGCGATGATTTAACAGTGCTATTAAACCAAGGGCCGCTTTTTTTCTCTGATAGAGTGGGTCTTCTTTCAAAAAACGACACATTACGTCACTATAAAAACAGTAGCATTGTTTGTATCGCGTTGGCTACCCGTGCGGCCGTTTCAGGGGGCGTTTATACAGAAGAAGCCTATAATTTAAGTGATTTTTACATTCAATCCCTCGAAGACTGTACGTCTACTTCTTCTGCAGATGTCTTGGTGAAAAAAGCGTTGCTAGATTTCACACAACTAGTCACGCATCAACAGCATACCAATCTGTCACCACATGTTATGCATGCCAAATACTATATCAAAAATCATCTTTATGAAGTGCTAAAAATAAAAGATGTGGCCGAGCATTTAAATCTTACACCTAATTATTTATCTGCCTGTTTCAAAAAAGAAACGGGCGATTCTTTAGCTATTTATATACGAAAAAAACGAATTTCAGAAGCTAAACAACTGATACTCCAACAAAAAATGTCTTATATCGAAATAGCGATCCTCCTTAAGTTTCATGACCATAGTCACTTTTCAAAAATTTTCAAACAAGAATGTGGTATTAGTCCTAAAACCTATAAAGAACAACATGTGGATAAATAAAAAATTGCGGCGCCTTTGTAAAATCGTATTGCTAGTCAAAAGTGAGGGTATCCTTGTGAATTTATTCGCTTACGAGGACAGTATGAACGGAATTATTAAAAAGTTCTTTTTGTTAGCTGTTTATTTTATATACATGCTTAAAGTGAAGGATACTGCTATGACTTTTCCTTCGATGTTACTCAAAAATTGAATCCTACGCGATGCCCCCATACAAAAAGCAGTTACACCAAAGAGGATAACTGCTAAATAAATAATCGTTATTTTGTGATATTCGATTCACGAATTGCTGCTAAATCAGCTGAAATTTTGGGGAATTGTTTATCTAGTTTATAGAACACTAGAATTATAATCATTAATGTATCAAAAATAATAGGTAGCCATAAGAAAATAAACATTATCATGCTTTGAGCTGACTCAGGTTGTACATGTGCCCCTGAAATGAAACCTGAGCCTGCTAGCATCCACCCTACAACTGCGGCACCAAAACCTGTTCCTACTTTAGCGCCAAAGCTACCCGCTGAATAAACCAGACCTTCAGTACGTACACCGTTACGCCATTCGCCGTACTCAATCGTATCAGCCAATAATGCGAACATTACAGCGACTAATGCAGAACCACCAGCCCCTTTAATCACATTGGTAATAATAATTAATGATATACTGTATGGATCGATAAATATGATAAAACACCCAACAAGTGATACGACCATGCCAATTATAGCCACATTTCGTTTACCAAATCGTTTGACTAGTGGTAACGATACTAACATAGCGATGACAGAAGGTACTATTTTAGTAAATGTTAATAACATCATTAATGATTCTGTCGACATACTTTTACCGACTTGTGCAACCTGTGCTACAAAGAAGGTACTTACAGCTGTACCTACACCATTGCCTGTGTTTTGAACTAAAAAGAGTGCTAAAATAAGTAACCAATATTTATTTCTAAATAAAAATTTCATTGATAATTTAAACGGTATTTTTCTATCTTCCAGTTCTTTAATCGCTGGTTTAACACGTTCTTTGGTATTTTTAAAACATAACATCAAACAGACAAAACCGACGGCAGAGAAAATAATTGCCATTGTAATCCAACCTTTTTGCCCATCACCTAATACTTTTACAATTGCTAATGTTCCCATACCAGCAATTAAACCAGCGAAGGTACTGAATAGCATACGTGACACGTTCAAAACAGAACGTTCATATTGATCTTGTGTAATTAATGAAGCAAGCGTTCCATACGGAATATTAACTGCCGTACAAGCAAATGATAATAAGTTATAAGAAATAGTTATATAAACTAACTGCCAGCCCGTACTCACATCAGGTACCGTATAAAGAAGAATCCCGCTGATTAGAAAGGGGATTGCTCCCCATAAAAGCCAAGGGCGTGCCTTACCGTATTTACTATGTGTTTTATCAACAATAAAGCCCATCCCAATATCTGTGACACCATCGAAAATTTTAGAAGCAAAGATAATCGTTCCAATTGTCGCTGGGTTTAAACCAATTACCATCGTATAATAAAACATTAAAAACATTGATGAAACATGCCACACGATTCCTGTAGCAAAATCGCCTGCGCCATAAGATAGTTTTTCTTGCATCGATACTTTTTGAATGTTTGTATTCGTTGCCATCTTTTTTCCTCCCAGTCATTAAACGCGTTATTATACCTGATTTAATTGATTTAAAAACTCTGTTAATTTTTCTTCTGTGAAATAACCTTGACTAAAATTAATTAATCCTCGTAAAGGCATATTTTTTAACATTGCAGGTCCTAATTCAAGCGTTTCAGCTGTGAAATCCATTTTTGCAATATTAGATGCTAGTTCAGATTGATTGAAATGTTTTTTCGCAATCTTACTTGTTCGTGGATCTAACATAATGTCGCCGATTGTTGTATTACGATTTATTTTAAGCGGTAATAATACGGTAGAATTAACAGTAAGTGTTTCTTTTAACTCAATTTGAGCAGAAGAACGACCCACAAGTATCTCAAATTCCCCACTTTCAATATGCCAATCTTGTATAGCTGTATCATAGTAACTAAATGAACGGTTATTTAACGTGATTGTGATTGTTTTTTCTTCACCAGGATTAAGCATAATTTTCTCAAATCCTTTTAATTCTTTTAGTGGACGTTTAACGGTACTCTTCACATCTGCAACGTATAATTGCACTATTTCTTTCCCTGCAACTGCTCCCGTATTACGTACGGTTATTTCCACGTCAACCATTTCTTTATCGGTAATATTTTTTTACTAAGCGTCATTTTTTCATACGTGAATTCTGTATAGCTTAAGCCATGACCAAATGGATATAAAGTATTCATTGCTTTCATATCATAGTAGCGGTAACCAACGAAGATGCCTTCGTTATATGACACAACATCATTCTCACCTGGAAAGTTGAAGTAGGCGGGTGTATCTTCTAATTTCATTGGAAATGTTTCAGCTAATTTAGCACTGGGATTAACATCACCGTATAATAAATCACTCAACGCGCCACCCATGGCTTGACCTCCGAGATAGACTTCAAAAATAGCTTGGACATCTTTTTCCCAAGGCATTTCAACTGGTGCACCGTTACTTAACAACACAATGACATTCTCATGAATAGCTGTGATCCGTTCAATCAAGGCTAACTGGTTATCTGGTAAGCGTAAATGATGACGGTCATATCCTTCAGATTCAAAGCGATCAGGCAACCCTAAAAATAGAATGATTTTATCTGCTTTTTCTGCAGTAGTGATAGCTTCTTCAATCAATGTTTCTGATAAATCATCAGATGTCATATCATAACCAGCTGCATATTTAATCAATGCATCGGGTGCACTTTTATGCATTTCATCCAGTAAACTTTCAATTTTCGTTGGATTGATTTTTGAGCTACCACTTCCTTGGTAACGTGGTTTTTCTGCAAGTTCTCCTAAAACCACTATATTTTCAGTTTTCTGTAAAGGTAACATCTCTGCGTCATTTTTAAGCAATATCATACTTTCTGATGCCACACGACGTGCAAGTTTATGATGTGCTTCTTTATTGTATTGTGCGGGATTAGTTTGAGGTGCAGTCATTTCAATCAAACGTAATACACGTTCTGCTGCTTGATCAACCACTGCTTCATCTAATTCGCCATTTTTAACTGCTGAGACAATTAAAGTGTCAGAATAACCATTATTAGAAGGCATATCTAGTTCTAATCCTGCTTTTAAGGCTGCTACTCTGTAATTAACCGCGCCCCAATCTGAAACAACAGCCCCTTTAAAACCCCATTCATCGCGAAGAATAGTAGTTAATAAACGTTCACTTTCAGCTGCATATTCACCGTTTACGCGGTTATATGAGCTCATTACTGTCGCTGGCTGTGCTTCTTTAACAACCCCTTCAAAAGCAGCTAAATAAATTTCTCGCAATGTACGCTCATCTACCTGAGCATCCACTGTCATTCGACGTTCTTCTTGGTTATTTACTGCAAAGTGTTTGAGTGATGCCCCTATAGGATGTGTTTGCATCCCTTTGACTTGTTCAGTTGCTCATTGTGAAGCTAAAAAAGGATCTTCTGAAAAATATTCAAAGTTACGCCCACATAATGGTGAACGCTTAATGTTCACGCCAGGTCCTAATAACACAGAAACTTGCTCTGATACACATTCTTCACCCAGTGCTTCACCTACCTCGAACAACATTTCTCTGTTCCAAGAAGAAGCCATACCTGCGGCAGAAGGGAAACAAATTGCTGGTACACTATCAAACACACCAAGATGATCATTTGCATCGGGTCGTTGTTTTCTCATACCATGTGGCCCATCTGTCATCATAATCGAGGGGACATTAAGACGTTCAATCCCTTTCAAATGCCAAAAATCTAATCCTGAGCATAAACTTGCTTTTTCCTCTAACGTTAACTCTTTTACTATATTGCTATAATTTTTCATGTATGATTCCTCCTTATTTTTGAAAGCGCTATCAACTAGATTTATCATACTGTTGTGTTCATAGCATTACTAGTATATTTCTACTATCATTTGTACAAATCGAATACTGTTTTCATGTTATTTTTTTTCGAAATTTTCCATCATAGAAAATAAATCTTATATACTAGCGTATAAAGAATCATTTGAAGCCTATGTTTATAATGATAGGGAGCCTTTTTTATTTATTTATTTAATCCACTGATAGACGATTGCTTTTTTTGTCTCATTTTATGAGTACGACAACTAAATAAAGTAATGAAATAATAAATATTCCAAAGCCAAATATTAGTTGAAGTGACTCAAAATCTGTCAAAAAGGCATTTCATTTCATAGATTGGCTACCTATTTTAATAAGCATCATCAACTTTCGGGATAGCCACCGTCTTTCACTTCTCTACGAGTCTGTTGTAACATAAAAATAGCCCATGATTTATTAATAACAGTGTGGTTAAAAATTAAAACAATCAATTTAAGGCACCGCTATTGTTACAAACTTAAGATTTTACGCACATGAGTATCATGAGAAAAAGGTATTTTTGTACATAGTTGAGATTAGTAAACACTTAAAAAATAGATTATGATAGAGTAGTAATTAAATATAATAAATTCCTTTGAAAGGAGATAGAGAATGTTTACTTTATTACATGAAGGATCTAAAGATGAAGCTTATTTTTTATTTCATGGTACAGGCGGAAATGATTTTCAATTACTGCGAGTGATGGAAGAACTAAATCCTAATGCGACTATTATAGGCGTAAAGGCAACTGAGGGTGTAGGAAGTAATCGACGTTATTTTTCACCATTGATAAATGGCCAACTGGATAGAAAAGATTTTGAATCAAATATAAATGGTTTCATGGAAGAGTGGAAAAAAAGAGGATTCGCATTTAAGAAAAAGGTATTTTTAGGCTACTCGAATGGTGCGAATTTCATCATAGGGATAATAGAAAAATATCCACATATTATGTCCCAGGCCATCTTACTTCACCCATCTAATCTAAACTATCATTTTGAAGTTGAGTCAGGGATGAAAGTGATAATGACTTCCGGAGCTACAGATAATTTAGCATTGCCAGGTGATGTTTTAAAATTAAAAGAGACGATGAACAACTATTATAAGAACTTGACTTACTTTTTATTTGATGGCGGCCAT comes from Brochothrix thermosphacta DSM 20171 = FSL F6-1036 and encodes:
- a CDS encoding site-specific DNA-methyltransferase codes for the protein MKIEPKIFDELKKILLLFTDKYFIDEELNRTKLSEDLRKYDEELLDKLFQSDFIKQHFLKEVAGQKLFQIDQLEEAVLYNDYWETSYTKYENRIGLGYKGHFLADS
- a CDS encoding site-specific DNA-methyltransferase encodes the protein MTKENTEGGYDDAFLNEVIEKDEIDRLFDKKIFVNSKLYNENGESTVTDFNSETDNLIIKGNNLLALHTLKENYTEKVKFIYLDPPYFFNKSKPSDTFSYNSNFKLSSWLVFMKNRLEIARDLLDSDGVIFISISEDGQAYLKVLMDEVFGGDNFVETFIWRNTDNADSLGNKSRSGLEYIHSYEKVKNPNRKWIGKDTENGDAPLLNSSNGIGELRFEKGNIRFNIPDGEYKSGMYPKVELLDDLHVKEGKNINAVRLKGKFKWSQEYLDEEVRKGGDFIIKSKQFSIRYQKSKSNAMAPEKMIDTSYLSKIFGVGSYEDSNSHLEEMKINFTYSKPESLIAFLIRATTDEEDIVLDFFMGSGTTQAVSLKMNRKFIGIDQMDYITTDTVPRLIKAIDGEQGGISKDVTWKGGGSFVYTELMPKNMGYLQDIIHSDTINELKVVYQRMLEGTDILDPADISFRADLNKINWLESFSDNKRLLIKLLDKNGLYYNYSEIEDVNVRSLLSDADYLFNKKFYKGGE
- a CDS encoding DEAD/DEAH box helicase family protein, whose protein sequence is MTNNSISKIRHFPLLEEAKLAEMDLFHEHQSYVIPDYLNNNLIHTLRYYQNESIRNYHYTRQNMKLSPQQVLFNMATGSGKTDLMAGLILYLYKEYNYHNFLFIVNTNSVLLKTKDNLVNKNSDKYLYKEKIAIDGKQISILEVEQFPRIQQENTIYIKLSSVQKVSEDLFVVRENTMGLTDYERQPVVILADEAHHYSANTKKEKDDENTWEYAINKILNARNDFEQKNLLLEFTATVDFSKDVIYNKYRDKVVYRYPLSKFMFDGYSKQVKRIETSASDEDKMLNVVLLSQYRKYRANSEGVTSTFKPVILFKSSKVDVSIEANAKFNQIIGNLNVRDLIKFINRQQLMDSNVSSALSLAYDFYLKNEGAMERIIREIKHDFDSRNVLNANDTSGNMLEKGQYQALNTLENPNNLYRVVFAVAKLTEGWDVLNLYDIVRIEKGAGTNKNATMAEAQLIGRGARHYPFELMGRKSYQRRFDNDLSNTQLFIETLHYHTMDEPQYIKQLIGSLKKVDLPTGEDKKTPPIEIKLKSSFKKTEAYKKGKIYYNEVKEVEDEWFNSIAKYGINHKADIIRCLNYGSREVSYQATVGSDETKIIRVEEFDVRYIKKAIQRLEFFRFENLKKYIPLLTSIKEFIYDEKWLNINEVNLFLTVPKDFQLKDISPDDILDVTLALLKEYEVKFKSGYIKQRGTKKFIGYPINEYLTNYNKRVPAYDTANMFNENMQKIEAYEIKDEFYVYEKAIVNKLEYELIERVKVHVNELKKRYQKSVYLLRMDENMHRESVKSEKLKLHQYGSRENRAGEITDIHIQGFQPDFILFLEDSDFYFQIFIEPKGMSGERFISELWKQDLLLYMADNQGEMEFAANEKNVLISGVKFYTKGDGQNTIERLKSL
- a CDS encoding helix-turn-helix domain-containing protein: MHYTTAYFTSLLEKLTDIPFTLIHDDATLTHYGAIVSPPNTEPPLFIDHYVPSYINPKQPIIYITPHLERFIFISLEAHCPGKLVIGPFISSVIPKEFLHSVLNDTAVCDYPKYIDYYQQLYTLSSEKQHALIQLIYFMLFRQTLDEIDIIIQDNWLQLPEKTMSSTLEASLKLQPTQHCIATEQQFLYLIKEGKSDDLTVLLNQGPLFFSDRVGLLSKNDTLRHYKNSSIVCIALATRAAVSGGVYTEEAYNLSDFYIQSLEDCTSTSSADVLVKKALLDFTQLVTHQQHTNLSPHVMHAKYYIKNHLYEVLKIKDVAEHLNLTPNYLSACFKKETGDSLAIYIRKKRISEAKQLILQQKMSYIEIAILLKFHDHSHFSKIFKQECGISPKTYKEQHVDK